One region of Eupeodes corollae chromosome 1, idEupCoro1.1, whole genome shotgun sequence genomic DNA includes:
- the LOC129942814 gene encoding uncharacterized protein LOC129942814, translated as MPVPKTAEHLKKKRIPGVLGVIDSTHITIAAPKIEKVCYYNHKHKFTIILQAVVDADKKFIDISCGEPGSLHNSRVLRRSELFKKALSHTNQLFPANTFILVDSAYAATNWLVPPYKDNGRLSEQQRTYKYVHSATRIVVEHAFGLLKGRFRRLLKFTKQRDIRSVTNLVVSACILHNLCIAMGDTYRDEGINQEEETDTICRCS; from the coding sequence ATGCCTGTACCGAAAACTGCTgaacatttgaagaaaaaaagaatacctGGTGTTCTGGGTGTAATAGACAGCACCCACATAACAATCGCAGCtccaaaaatcgaaaaagtGTGCTACTACAACCACAAGCACAAGTTTACAATTATCCTGCAAGCTGTCGTCGATGCGGATAAAAAATTCATTGACATCAGTTGTGGTGAGCCAGGATCTCTACACAATAGTAGAGTTCTCAGGCGTTCTGAGTTATTCAAAAAGGCTTTGAGCCACACCAACCAACTATTTCCGgcaaatacttttattttggtTGATTCAGCGTATGCCGCTACAAACTGGCTAGTGCCACCATATAAAGACAATGGCAGATTAAGTGAACAGCAAAGAACGTATAAATATGTTCATTCTGCAACCAGAATTGTTGTAGAACATGCCTTCGGCTTGTTGAAAGGAAGGTTTAGACGACTTCTTAAGTTCACTAAACAACGAGATATTCGTTCGGTCACAAATCTCGTTGTCAGTGCATGCATTCTGCACAATTTATGTATTGCAATGGGCGACACATACCGCGACGAAGGAATTAACCAAGAAGAAGAAACCGACACAATATGTAGATGCAGCTGA